A stretch of Candidatus Hydrogenedens sp. DNA encodes these proteins:
- a CDS encoding GntG family PLP-dependent aldolase, with protein MLVDLRSDTVTQPSPEMRDVMANAEVGDDVYGEDPTVNELESYSAELMGKESALFTPTGTMSNLIAFLTLTNPGDSVIVAEQAHTMHYEVGGIARIANLLPLSVPNPLGKISVDDILARFNSGTDIHRAPTTLVSIENTVNRGGGVYYDYEEVSAIGNICRQLGMKLHCDGARIFNAGIACNIEVKFLAEPCDMINFCLSKGLGAPAGSVLCGTKELIMKARKFRKLLGGGMRQAGVIASAGLYALKHHIDDLYKDHERALIFRNTLERKGYVFPLPSPTNILFMKVPDAMVFRQTLYEKGIFVNAVRKDCIRIVFHRDITDEQFEYILDTFSGMS; from the coding sequence ATGTTGGTTGATTTACGGAGTGATACGGTTACGCAACCTTCGCCAGAGATGCGTGATGTAATGGCCAATGCGGAGGTTGGTGATGATGTTTATGGAGAAGACCCGACAGTAAATGAGTTGGAATCCTATTCAGCAGAGTTGATGGGCAAGGAATCTGCTTTATTTACCCCGACGGGAACTATGTCAAATCTTATTGCATTTTTAACATTAACTAATCCTGGAGATTCTGTTATTGTTGCGGAACAAGCACACACTATGCATTATGAAGTAGGTGGTATCGCTCGTATAGCAAATTTGCTTCCTTTATCTGTCCCCAATCCGTTGGGGAAAATTAGTGTGGATGATATTCTTGCTCGCTTTAATTCGGGGACAGACATCCATCGAGCACCGACAACCCTGGTATCAATTGAGAACACGGTTAACCGTGGTGGAGGTGTATATTACGATTATGAAGAGGTATCTGCTATTGGTAATATATGTCGTCAATTAGGAATGAAATTACATTGTGATGGGGCTCGAATATTCAACGCTGGTATTGCATGCAATATTGAAGTGAAATTTCTTGCTGAACCATGTGACATGATAAACTTCTGTTTATCTAAGGGGTTAGGTGCTCCAGCGGGCTCTGTTTTATGCGGGACAAAAGAATTAATTATGAAGGCACGGAAGTTTAGAAAGTTACTTGGCGGAGGTATGCGTCAGGCGGGTGTTATTGCCTCTGCGGGTTTATATGCTTTGAAACATCATATTGACGATTTATACAAGGATCATGAACGAGCACTTATCTTCCGTAATACTCTTGAACGTAAAGGTTATGTATTTCCTCTGCCTTCACCGACGAATATCCTGTTTATGAAAGTGCCCGATGCGATGGTATTTCGACAAACACTTTATGAAAAGGGTATTTTTGTGAATGCTGTCCGCAAGGATTGTATACGGATTGTGTTTCATCGTGATATTACAGATGAACAGTTTGAATATATATTAGATACCTTTTCAGGTATGTCTTAA
- a CDS encoding N-6 DNA methylase has product MIKNYIKGIFNIYHRGDATEESFYPALSSLLENYTNSIHRCVSITQLPKRTEAGCPDFRVWDGKQRIIGYIEAKNIIETDLTRIEKTEQLTRYRHVFPNLILTNFTEFRLYRNGELIDMVQIAEPFPYHVDFTFSPGIKEEKRFYEMLNKFLSFSIPQTYKAKDLATELAKRTQFLKEIVYEELRKSPEERNERLYEFYDVFKKFLINDLNQIDFADLYSQTIVYGLFAARTRSENGFNRKLAYDQIPKTIGILREIFRYISMGDIPAQMEWIVDDISDVLAESNVFRILDEYFHQNKGSDPIVHFYETFLSEYEPETREKRGVYYTPEPIVHYIVKSVDEILKSHFGKKDGIASEDVTILDPSAGTLTFLAVAANLAINNFTNKYGSGSKEQFIKEHILNSFYAFEIMMAPYAIGHLKISFLLEEMGYKLHDNDRFKFYLTNTLEMEPIEQTSLPYISSLSKEASLANEVKKTTPILVILGNPPYSGHSVNKGEWISQEIKIYYQINGKPLGEKNPKWLQDDYVKFIRFAQWKIEQSGEGILAFITNHSYIDNPTFRGMRKSLMDSFDEVYILDLHGNSKKKEICPDGGKDENVFDIQQGVAIGIFVRKRGLNKKVYHSEIWGIREYKYEWLNNHSLNKTKWKILHPKKENYLFIPRDEKYFKKYENFTKITDIFPVNSVGIITARDHLTIKWSKEDMWNTVLHFAKLDIETARSVFSLGKDARDWKIELAQKDLIESGLSKEKIVPILYRPFDVRYTYYTGKSRGFHCRPRPKVMRNMLNGNLGLISIRRSRSSQLWNFAFVTDTIISGATAISALDINYLFPLYIYDEKGTRNKQKRRGISSLGMTWLLFEPEENYSVKKPNIDENIVEKLKTLYKKTPTPEDIFYYVYAVLYSNIYRSKYREFLKSDFPRIPFTKTFSLFTKIAKQGEQLTQLHLCKKIITSIQLQFQGEGNSTIEKVEYKNKKIYINDRQFFEGVKDEVWEYNIGGYQVLYKWLQDRKGQKLQLKDIKHFCNIAGILNETMKIQKEIDKIFENIDNEF; this is encoded by the coding sequence AATAGAGAAGACAGAGCAGTTAACAAGATATAGACATGTTTTTCCAAATTTGATATTAACTAATTTTACCGAATTTAGGTTATATAGAAATGGGGAATTAATCGATATGGTTCAGATTGCAGAACCATTTCCTTATCACGTTGATTTTACATTCTCTCCAGGAATTAAAGAGGAAAAACGATTTTATGAAATGCTAAATAAATTCCTATCTTTTTCTATCCCACAAACATATAAAGCAAAGGATTTAGCCACAGAATTAGCAAAACGGACGCAGTTTTTGAAAGAAATTGTATATGAAGAATTAAGGAAATCGCCTGAAGAGAGGAATGAGAGGTTATACGAGTTTTACGATGTTTTTAAGAAGTTCTTGATTAACGATTTAAACCAAATCGATTTTGCAGACCTCTATAGTCAAACGATAGTATATGGTTTATTCGCTGCAAGAACAAGGTCTGAAAATGGATTTAATCGAAAACTTGCATATGACCAAATACCTAAAACAATTGGTATTTTACGTGAAATATTCAGATATATTTCAATGGGTGATATCCCGGCTCAAATGGAGTGGATAGTTGACGACATATCTGATGTTCTTGCAGAATCGAATGTTTTCAGAATACTCGATGAGTATTTTCATCAAAATAAAGGGAGTGACCCAATCGTTCATTTCTATGAAACATTTCTTAGTGAATATGAACCCGAGACAAGAGAAAAAAGAGGGGTTTATTATACACCTGAACCAATAGTTCATTATATCGTTAAGTCAGTAGACGAGATATTAAAATCTCATTTTGGCAAAAAAGATGGTATTGCATCGGAAGATGTAACTATATTAGACCCCTCGGCAGGAACGCTTACATTTTTAGCAGTAGCTGCTAACCTTGCTATTAATAACTTTACCAATAAATATGGCTCGGGTAGTAAAGAACAATTCATAAAAGAGCATATTTTGAATTCTTTCTATGCCTTTGAAATTATGATGGCACCATACGCTATTGGGCATCTTAAAATTTCTTTTCTGTTGGAGGAGATGGGGTACAAACTTCATGATAATGACCGATTCAAGTTTTATCTTACGAACACGCTCGAAATGGAGCCCATAGAACAAACAAGTTTGCCTTACATATCTTCATTGAGCAAAGAGGCAAGCCTTGCCAATGAAGTAAAAAAGACAACGCCGATACTGGTTATTTTAGGGAACCCGCCTTATTCTGGACATTCCGTCAACAAAGGAGAGTGGATAAGCCAAGAAATAAAAATTTACTATCAAATAAATGGAAAACCTCTGGGTGAAAAAAACCCAAAATGGTTACAGGATGATTACGTAAAATTTATTCGGTTTGCACAATGGAAAATTGAACAGTCTGGGGAAGGTATCCTTGCATTTATTACGAATCATAGTTATATTGATAACCCAACCTTCCGGGGTATGAGAAAGTCGTTAATGGATAGTTTTGATGAGGTATATATTCTTGATTTACATGGGAACAGCAAAAAGAAAGAAATATGTCCGGACGGAGGTAAGGATGAAAATGTATTTGATATACAGCAAGGTGTGGCTATAGGCATATTTGTTAGGAAACGGGGTCTGAACAAAAAGGTTTACCATTCTGAAATTTGGGGAATAAGAGAATATAAATATGAATGGTTGAACAACCATTCATTAAACAAAACAAAATGGAAAATACTACATCCTAAAAAAGAAAATTATTTATTCATCCCACGAGACGAAAAGTATTTTAAGAAATACGAGAATTTTACAAAAATAACCGATATATTTCCTGTAAATAGTGTGGGGATCATTACAGCGAGAGACCATCTAACAATTAAATGGTCTAAGGAAGACATGTGGAATACAGTGCTTCATTTTGCAAAACTCGACATAGAAACAGCAAGGAGCGTATTTAGCCTTGGCAAAGACGCCCGCGATTGGAAAATCGAACTGGCACAAAAAGACCTCATCGAGAGCGGTTTGAGTAAGGAGAAAATAGTTCCTATTCTCTACCGTCCGTTTGACGTTCGATATACATATTACACAGGAAAATCACGGGGGTTTCATTGTAGGCCTCGACCCAAAGTAATGAGAAATATGTTGAATGGAAATTTAGGGTTAATTTCTATCCGACGGTCTCGAAGTTCTCAATTATGGAATTTTGCCTTTGTTACAGATACGATTATTTCTGGTGCGACAGCAATTTCAGCATTAGATATTAATTACCTTTTCCCGTTATACATCTATGACGAAAAGGGAACCCGTAATAAACAAAAAAGAAGAGGCATTTCTTCATTAGGGATGACATGGTTACTTTTTGAGCCAGAAGAAAACTATTCAGTGAAAAAACCGAACATCGATGAGAATATAGTAGAAAAATTGAAGACGTTGTACAAAAAGACCCCTACCCCAGAAGACATTTTTTACTATGTCTATGCAGTTTTATATTCAAACATATATCGATCAAAATATAGAGAATTTCTTAAATCTGATTTTCCTCGGATACCTTTTACAAAAACGTTTAGTTTGTTCACAAAAATAGCGAAACAAGGAGAACAATTAACACAGCTCCATCTATGCAAAAAGATAATCACTTCTATTCAACTGCAATTCCAAGGTGAGGGGAATAGCACAATAGAAAAAGTAGAGTATAAAAACAAGAAAATATATATTAATGATAGACAATTTTTTGAGGGTGTAAAAGATGAGGTTTGGGAATATAATATCGGTGGATATCAAGTATTATACAAATGGTTACAAGACCGCAAAGGCCAAAAACTTCAGCTCAAAGATATTAAGCATTTTTGCAATATAGCAGGCATATTAAATGAAACAATGAAGATACAAAAAGAAATTGATAAAATATTTGAAAATATCGATAATGAATTTTGA